In Oscillatoria sp. FACHB-1406, the genomic window TCGGTTGCGCGATCGCTCGATTGAGAGCGTTAGCGCAGTCTCGTCGATATTTGATTTAACGGCGAGCGGACAGCAATTTTCATGTTTCTTAACATCGTGGAAAATTGGGAAATTCCTTTCACCCAGTCCAGGGTAACGGGTTTGCTCCCAATTTACTTTAAATCATTATGACTGAAATTTTTACAATTTGACATATCTTTCCTCAGAAATCTCGATAAAGCTAAGCTAGGAGAAAAAGTTGACAAAAAATAAGAATCATGTATCTTCCGCGCCGCTCGCTCAAAAGCGAGATCGAGCCTTTTGAGCGATAAGAATAATTCCCTTCGAGCGTCGTCCTAGAAAGGCGTACCGCTCTTTGCCGATCGAAATTGGGGTTGGCATAAACCATCTTGGCTCGATGCGGCATGGCTAGCAGTACAGCGCGGAAATTGTCAGGTCGTTCTCAATTGAGGAGTTCCCTTTTGAGGAAAAACATAAGAGAATAGCAGAGACTTCGAGCGCTGCTCCATTTTCAACTCGCAAATTTTTGGTTTCACCAGATATGGGATTCGCAGATTTTCCTGAAATTGACTCGACCTCGTACCCGCGATCGCATCCTTCCCGCCGCACCAAAATCATAGCCACTGTCGGTCCGGCAACGCTGGAACCGCTCGTCCTACGCAACCTGATTGAAGCTGGAGCCACTACGCTGCGCTTAAACTTTTCCCACGGCACGCACGAAGATCACCAACGCGCTATTCGTCTCATCCGCCAAACCGCCTTTGAACTCGACCAGCCCGTCGGCATCTTACAAGATTTACAAGGTCCCAAAATTCGCTTGGGCCGCTTCGAGGAAGGCTCTATTTTCTTAGAACCGGGCGATCGCTTCACTCTCACCAGTTGCCGCGTTCCCTGTACCCAAGAAGTCGGCTACGTCAGTTACGAGCGCCTCGCCGATGAAGTAGAAGCGGGCGCGCTGATTCTCCTCGACGATGGGCGCGTCGAAATGCAAGTCGAAACAGTCGATCCCGTCCATAGGAACTTACACTGTCGCGTCGTTGTTGGCGGCGTTCTCTCCAACAATAAAGGCGTAAACTTTCCCAATACGCGCCTCTCAATTAGCGCTCTAACCCGCAAAGATCGCGAAGATTTAATGTTCGGACTCGATCAAGGCGTGGATTGGGTTGCCCTCAGCTTTGTTTGCAATCCCCAAGATATTCTCGAAATTAAAGAACTCATCGATAACGCCGGGAAATCCGTCCCCGTCATCGCCAAGATTGAAAAGCACGAAGCGATCGAGCAGATGGAAGCAATTCTCTCGCTCTGCGATGGCGTAATGGTCGCGCGGGGAGACTTAGGAGTAGAATTGCCCGCCGAAGACGTACCCATCTTGCAAAAACGGCTGATTGCTACGGCCAACCGTCTCGGAATTCCGGTTATTACTGCCACGCAAATGCTCGACAGTATGGCAAATAACCCCCGTCCGACGCGCGCAGAAATCTCCGATGTTGCCAATGCTATTCTTGACGGCACTGATGCGGTGATGCTTTCCAACGAAACGGCGGTAGGACGCTATCCCGTCGAAGCCGTCGCGACGATGGCGAAGATTGCTGGGCGTATCGATCGCGAACTCGCCAGCCCCCAACACGCCGAAGGCAGCGCGCGATCGATTCCCAACGCCATCTCCCGCGCCGTCAGTCAAATCGCCCGCGAACTGGATGCAGCCGCGATTATGACCCTCACGAAAAGTGGAGCAACCGCCCGCAACGTCTCCAAATTCCGCCCGCAAACGCCCATTTTAGCGGTTACGCCCCACGTCGATGTCGCGCGGCGCTTGCAACTCGTTTGGGGCGTTAAACCGCTCCTCGTTCTCGAATTAGCCTCCACAGGGCAAACCTTCCAAGCCGCCCTTGGTGTTGCCCAAGAAAAACACCTCCTCTGTGAGGGCGATATTGTCGTCACGACGGCCGGAACGCTCCAAGGCGTATCCGGTTCCACCGATTTAATCAAGGTCGAAATCGTGACGGCGGTTTTAGGTCAAGGTGTTGGGATTGGCGAAGGTCGGGTAAGCGGACGCGCTCGCGTGGTTCGCAATCCCAAGGAAATTGGCGACTTTAGTAATGGCGAAATTCTAGTTGCCCCAGCAACCAATGCTGACTACTTAGATGCGATTCGTAAAGCCGCCGGGATCGTCACCGAAGAAGCCGGATTGACCAGCCACGCCGCCGCGATCGGAATGCGCCTCGGCATCCCTGTAATTCTCGGCTTAAAAGGTGCAACTGACGCGATTCGCGAAGGCGAAATCCTCACCCTCGATTCCGAACGAGGCTTAGTTTACTCTGGGGCAATGTCAAAAAATAATAATGGTATGGGAACTCAGTTCTCAATTTGATTGCTCGCATTCCATCAAAGCTAAAAACCCGATTCCGCTTCAGGAACCGGGTTTTTTAATCTCGATCGGACTGTGCCAATTTTAAAAGTTGCCTGCGACAACATCTTTTTTGCATCTTCCTGAAGGGAGATGCGTCGGACGGTAATACCTATGAGCGCAACTTAATATAGCTCTGAAAAAAGGCGAGAAAATCTTTGGGTTCTCTCGCCTCAGACGCGCTCGAAGAGATCCGAGAAGCGGATCGCGCCCTAAATAAGGCTGCCCCTCGATTCCTCTGAAAAAAATTAAATAGAAATCTCATGCGAATTCACTTACTCGTCCTAACCGCTCTCAGCGCGCTATTTTCTACTCTCCCCGCCCAAGCTGCTAAGCTCGTTGATTGGCAGTTTAATGCCAACCACAATCAACTCAACTTTGTTACCGATGCGGGAGTTCGGCCCACTGCTAAACTGATTGCTAACCCCAGCCGCTTAATCGTTGATTTACCGGGAACTCAGTTAGGAAAACCAACGGCAAACCAAGCAGTGGGCGGTGCGGTTAAGTCGGTGCGCGTCGGACAGGTGGATGCCGACACAACTCGTCTTGTGGTTGAATTAGAAGCGGGATACGCGATTAATCCCCAAGAGGTTCAAATTGTCGGAGCTAATCCCGCGCAATGGTCGGTAAAGCTGCCTACTCCATACCGCGCGGCAACCGTTCCTTCGATCGCTTCAAGCCCCGACTTCCAGATTACGCAAAACGGGTTATACGTCCGCTTGGACGGTCAACAAGCCGGACAAATTGAAGTGCGGCGTAACGACAGCAACGAAATTGAGGTTGATTTGCCGGATATAACCCTGCCAGCAAGTTTAACTTCTCGCGCGATCGCGGTCAGTCGCTACGGCGTTAGCGATATTCAATTTACACAAGTTTCCTCCTCCCTCGCTCGCGTAACAATGCGAGTGATGCCGGAGAGTCCAAATTGGACGGCGACATTCAGCCGCTTCGGAGGTTTAGTTCTCGTTCCTCAAGGGGGAATGGTAGTTCTGCGCAATAGCACGCCCGCGCCAGAATTAGCGGTTCCTATTTCGACGAATGGCGGCTCGAACTCGACAGCCGTGGTTACGATTCCCGTGCCGCCGCCATTAAACCCAAGCGCTCCGATCGCGCGCCCAATTCCCGCCCCGCGTCCCGCCCCGCCCACCGTATCGCCGCCCCCCAGCAGCACGCCGAGTGCGCCGTTGCCCAGCGTTCGCAACAGTCGCGTCGTGGTGATGGTCGATCCCGGTCACGGCGGACAGGACTCGGGCGCAGTAGGGATTAACGGACTGCGCGAGAAAGATGTAATATTGCCTATTTCTCAAGAGGTGGCGAAGATTTTGGAACGCCAGGGAGTCAGTACGAGACTGACTCGTTCCGACGATACCTTCGTTTCGCTCAACGGGCGCACTAAAATGGCCAATCAAGCGGGGGTCGATTTGTTTGTCAGCATTCATGCCAACTCCGCCGATACTCGCAATGCGAATGGCGTAGAAACCTATTATTACTCTGCCGGTAGCGGCTTAGCGCAAGAGATTCAGAAGAGTGTTATTCGGCGCACCGGGATGACTAACCGAGGGGTAAGACAAGCCAATTTTTATGTGATGAAATATTCCAGTATGCCAGCAGTTTTAGTGGAGGTGGGCTTTGTTACAGGCAGTTCCGACTCGGCAAAGTTATCGGATCCAAGTTTTCGCCGCCAGATGGCCGAGGCGATCGCGGAAGGAATTTTAAATTATATCGCCCGAGGCAATTAGCAGGGCTGCGACCCGGAAGATTGAAAATCACCCATTGTCAAGCTGGCGAAGAAGTAGAGTTGTAGAGTATAACAAGCAGATAAGAATCATCTTTGCTGCCGATCTTCCGGGTATCGATGGGCAGCCCTCAGTGCATCTTTTCAGTAATCGCTCCACGAGCAATCCCGCTCGATATCGGTTTTCCTGTCTTGAAAGTAGGGAAATTTATTGTGAGACGACTCTTTTCCCTTTTCCGACCGGCGATGTGAGGGGAAGTGACATCCTTTGAGGCGTACTCAAGCGTTGATAGAAGCATGGTTTTGAGAAAGTGGACTCGAAGGAACAATATCGTTCCCTTGCGCTGGGTGATGCTCTTGCCGTTGTTGGGGCAGATTTTTGTGGCTGTCGGCTTGACTGGGTATTTAGCTTGGCGTAATGGTTCTCAGGCGGTTGAAGAGTTAGCAGAGCAATTGGGTCAGGAAACCACCAATCAAGTCAAACAATATATCAATAATTTCACTGAAGTTCCGGTTTTGTTTCTGGAACTGAATGAGTCGTCACTGGAGGCCAGTCAATTCGACTTTACTGACATCGCTCGCCTTAAGAGCATATTTTGGAAGCAACTTCAATTGTCCGAGCGGGTGACAACGATTGAATGGGTAGGGCAGGATGGTCAGTATTTACGCTTAGAGCGGGGCAAGAATTCGCAAATGATAATTCGCAATCCCGCAACCGCATCGAAGGCGGAAGTGTATCGGCTGGACGATCGCGGCAACCCGGGACAGCGCTTGCAAGTTAAATCCTACGATCCCCGGACGGAAGGGTGGTATCGAGCCGCCGCGCGATCGCGTCAATTCGTTTGGTCGCCGCTTTACGAGTTACCAAACTCCTCAGCTATTGGCATGACCTCCGCCATTCCCATCTACGACGCAGGCGGTCAACACCTCGGCGCAATTGCTGTCGATCTGCAATTAGACAGTCTCAGCCACTTTCTACAAACGCTCTATTCCCATCGTCCCAGTGAAGTCGCGATTATCGAACGAACCGGAAAAATCGTTGCGAGTTCGTCGTCCGAGCGAATCTACCGCCAAACACCAAGCGGTAAAGAGCTATTGCGAATCGCCGAAAGTCGCGATCCCGAATGGCGACAAGTCGCTTCCGCGATCGAGCAAAGATTCGGCAGTTTCCAGAAGCTATCGGGAACCCGTTGGTTTCGTCCGAAAATCGAGGGTAAGCGCCAATTCGTACAAGTGACGAATGTCGCTCCAGCCATCGGTCTCGATTGGCTATTAATCGTTGTGATTCCCGAAAGCGAACTGACCGAGCAAATTCGCGATATTACTAACAAAACGATCGTTCTGTGCTTGTTATTACTCAGTGCTGCGGTTACGTTAGGTGTTTATACTTCTCGCTGGCTCGAGGGTTCGATTGGGCGTTTAGCTCAGGCAAGCCGAGCGATCGCAAAGGGGGATTTAGAGTACAGCGTCCCGGGGTCGAGAATTCGGGAATTTCGGATTTTAGCGCGATCCCTCGAGCGCACGATCGGGAACTTGAAGCGATCGCAAGTTCAACTGGCCGATTATTCTCGCAGTCTCGAGACGATGGTAGAAGAACGAACCGCAGCCCTACGCCGTTCTGAAGCCAAGTTTGAAAAGGCGTTTCGTTGCAGTCCCGATCCGATTTTTATCGCAACTCTCGAGGGCGGACGCATTATCGAAGCCAACGACAGTTTTTTGGTCGGTTCTGGATATACTCTCGCAGAAGTAATTCAGCATAGGTTGCACGATCTTAATCTCTTAGGGAATTCAGAAGAATTAGAAATTGTCATCGAAAAATTGCTTCAAAACTGCCCGGTTAGAGATGTTGAGGCTCAATCGATCGCGAAGTCGGGAGAGAGGCGCACCGTGCTTTTTTCTGCGGAAATTCTTAATTTGGAGGAAACACCTTGCGTGCTATACATTGCTCGCGATATTACTGAAAGTAAAAAGATTGAAACCGAACTCAAGCAAAGCAAACAATATTTACGTTTAGTCCTTGATAATATTCCCCAACAAATCTTTTGGAAGAATCGCGATTCGGTGTTTCTGGGGTGCAATAAAAATTGGGCAGAAGCCGCTTGTCTGGAGAGTGCGGAAGCTGTCGTCAATTTGCGGGATGAAGACCTGTTGCCCCCAGAAGCAGCGGCGGCGGCTGAGAAGTTTCGCGAAATCGATCGCCGCATTATGAGTAATAATAAAGCGGAATACAATACTCTAGAAGTCAAACAACGTCCAGACTCCAGCGGCAATCCCGTCTGGCTGAGCGTGAGTAAAATCCCGATTCACGACGAACGGGGAGAAGCGATCGGGATTCTCGGCGCGATCGAAGACATCACCGAGCGTAAAATTGCCGATGAAAAACGCAAAACCGCAGAAGAAGCCTTGCGGGTCGAGCAAGAAAAATCCGAGCAATTATTGCTCAATATTTTACCCGAAGCGATCGCGGAGCAACTTAAACAAGATCCGAGTCCCATTGCCGAACAATTCGACGATGTAGCGATTCTATTTGCGGATCTCGTCGGCTTTACTGCCCTTTCTGCGAGCCTTCCCGCCCGCCGCCTCGTTCAATTTCTCAACCGTATTTTTTCAGAATTCGATCGCCTCGCTAAATCTTACGGCCTCGAGAAAATTAAAACCATTGGCGATGCTTATATGGTAGCGGGAGGATTGCCGCTGCCGAAAGACGACTGCCTCGAAGCGATCGCAGAAATGGCCTTAGAAATCCAAAAAAGCATCGTTCGCATTGCTGTGGAGTGGCAACAACCCCTACAAATTCGCATCGGAATTAACCTCGGCCCAGTCGTTGCTGGCGTAATCGGCGAAACCAAATTTATTTACGATCTGTGGGGCGATACCGTTAATGTCGCTTCGAGAATGGAATCTTTAGGCGAACCCGGACGCATTCAAACCACTCAAACGGTTTACGAACGCCTTAAATACTTCTACGAGTTTGAAGAACGAGGCGAAATTGAAGTTAAAGGAAAGGGGAAAATTACCACGTATTGGTTGCTCGGTCGGAAAAACTGTATGATTTAGTAATTCGTAATTCGTAATTCGTAATTCGTATTTCGTAGTTCGTAATTCGTAGTTCGTAATTCACCATTCACCATTCACCATTCATCACTCATAATTCATAATTCATCACTCATAATTCATAATTCATAATTCATAATTAATTTAAGAGTTTTGGGAGATGCGATCGCTGGCGAGGCGTTTAGCTTCAAACATAGTTAGGTCCGCTTTTCTGAGCAAAACTGCTTCAGTATCACCGTCGCGGGGATAGATACTGCTGCCAATACTTGCCTTAACTACAACCGTATGCCCATTTAAAGCGAAAGGCTGGGACAAACTCCGGGTAATTTTACCGATCGCGACCGATACATCTTCAACCTTGTGAAGCCCCCGAAGAATGACGGTAAACTCATCTCCTCCCAAACGCGCCACAAAATCGCTATTGCGGACGCAGTGGGCAATACGACCCGCGACCGCCTCGAGCAGTAAGTCCCCAAAATCGTGACCTAGGGTATCGTTAACTGCTTTAAAACCATCTAAATCGAGGTAAAGGAGCGCGATCGAGCAATTGTTCGACTTCGCCCAAGTCAACGATTGAGCTAAACTTTCATTAAAATGCTTGCGGTTGGGCAACCCCGTGAGGGAGTCGTGGTAAGCAAGATTATGGAAGCGATCGCGCGAGAGTTTGAGTTGCTCGTTCGAGCGGCTTAATTCTACTGTAGTGCGGCGCAGTTCGTCTTCAACGCGCTTGCGTTCGGTAATATCGCGAATCGCGCCGATTAAAAACAGATTTCCGGCGGCATCTCGATGCAAGGAGCGTTTGGTTGCAATTCGATAGGTTTTGCCCATTGCATCGGTAAAATACTCTTCATTCTCCATCGAGCAACCCGTTTCAAAAACGAGACAATCTTGCGCTCTTAAGATTTCAGCTTCTTCAGGCGATAAGATATCGCTTTCGGATTTGCCTAACAATTGTTCGAGGGAATAGCCACTGAGTTGGCAAAATGCTTGATTGAGGACAACCCAGCGATGTCGAACGTCCTTAATAAAAATCGGATCCGCGATCGCATCAATGGCGGATTTAAAAAAATCTTTCGAGCGCCGAAATTCCTCTTGGCGATAGGCTAAATAGTGAGTGAGAATCGCTGAGGAGCCGATTAAAGCCAATAGAGGCGGAATCCAGGACAACCACCACCCCAGTAGGAAATTGCCGTAAACGGCTGCAAAGAGTGCGACTATGGCCGATAGAAGCATCAACGACGAACGAATCGGCGAGCGAATTGTCCAGACAATCCACGCCCCAATTGCCGACCACAGTAAAATCCACATCCCTTCCAACCAGTCCGGTAAGACCTGAATCAAGGAATTTTTGCCCGTTGCCGCATCGAGCAATTGAGCGATAAAGTTAGCGTGTAACTCGACTCCATAAATCGGCTTGGTATAGTCCATGAATTGGGCGCTGTAAGGAATGTAGGCAAAGTCTTTGAGGCTGGGAGCCGTCGAACCAATGAGAACGATGCGATCGCGGAATCGCTCCGGCGCAATTTTTCCCGCTAGCACATCGTTCATTGCTACCTTTTCAATCGCTGAAGGCGGGATAAAGTGACCCATAAACTGATACCCCTGCGCGTCAATCCTGACATAACCGCCATCGTTTTTTTGCAAGGGACGAAAGACAGCTTGACCTAACTGAAGATAGCGAGGATTTAATGCAGCGCGTTGCGGGACAATTCCGTCAGCTTTTAGATATAGAAGAGCTAGTTTAAGAGCAAAGCTGGTATGAGTTTGACCTTGCAGATGCCAATAGAGCAATCCTCGACGCACCCGACCATCGGGATCTAATAAGGCATTGCTGAAACCGACTCGTTGGCTGGCTGCGAGCGAGCGAGGGGCAGGAACGGCTGGACTATTACGATCTTCGAGCTTTTCTATCCCTACTAAGTTCGGTAGGTTTTGGTAAAGCTTTTGTAGGGTATCGTGTCCGGGTTCGACGGGCAAATCTCGATAGATCCCCAGACCAATTGCTCGGGGACGAGCAGCGTTGAGCATCTCGAGCAGTTTCGCGATCTCGCGATCGGGGATCGGCCACTTTCCAGCTTGACGAATTTCAGTTTCGCCAATGGTCACGATAATCTCGCGTTGCTCGACTGTGGCGTTAGGCTTGAGGAGAAATAAGCGATCGAAAGCCGAGAGTTCCCAAGATTCCAGCAGCCCCAGCCCTCGCACGAGAACGATTAAACCGGCTGTCCCAATCGCGATTAGCAAGA contains:
- the pyk gene encoding pyruvate kinase, with product MGFADFPEIDSTSYPRSHPSRRTKIIATVGPATLEPLVLRNLIEAGATTLRLNFSHGTHEDHQRAIRLIRQTAFELDQPVGILQDLQGPKIRLGRFEEGSIFLEPGDRFTLTSCRVPCTQEVGYVSYERLADEVEAGALILLDDGRVEMQVETVDPVHRNLHCRVVVGGVLSNNKGVNFPNTRLSISALTRKDREDLMFGLDQGVDWVALSFVCNPQDILEIKELIDNAGKSVPVIAKIEKHEAIEQMEAILSLCDGVMVARGDLGVELPAEDVPILQKRLIATANRLGIPVITATQMLDSMANNPRPTRAEISDVANAILDGTDAVMLSNETAVGRYPVEAVATMAKIAGRIDRELASPQHAEGSARSIPNAISRAVSQIARELDAAAIMTLTKSGATARNVSKFRPQTPILAVTPHVDVARRLQLVWGVKPLLVLELASTGQTFQAALGVAQEKHLLCEGDIVVTTAGTLQGVSGSTDLIKVEIVTAVLGQGVGIGEGRVSGRARVVRNPKEIGDFSNGEILVAPATNADYLDAIRKAAGIVTEEAGLTSHAAAIGMRLGIPVILGLKGATDAIREGEILTLDSERGLVYSGAMSKNNNGMGTQFSI
- a CDS encoding N-acetylmuramoyl-L-alanine amidase; its protein translation is MRIHLLVLTALSALFSTLPAQAAKLVDWQFNANHNQLNFVTDAGVRPTAKLIANPSRLIVDLPGTQLGKPTANQAVGGAVKSVRVGQVDADTTRLVVELEAGYAINPQEVQIVGANPAQWSVKLPTPYRAATVPSIASSPDFQITQNGLYVRLDGQQAGQIEVRRNDSNEIEVDLPDITLPASLTSRAIAVSRYGVSDIQFTQVSSSLARVTMRVMPESPNWTATFSRFGGLVLVPQGGMVVLRNSTPAPELAVPISTNGGSNSTAVVTIPVPPPLNPSAPIARPIPAPRPAPPTVSPPPSSTPSAPLPSVRNSRVVVMVDPGHGGQDSGAVGINGLREKDVILPISQEVAKILERQGVSTRLTRSDDTFVSLNGRTKMANQAGVDLFVSIHANSADTRNANGVETYYYSAGSGLAQEIQKSVIRRTGMTNRGVRQANFYVMKYSSMPAVLVEVGFVTGSSDSAKLSDPSFRRQMAEAIAEGILNYIARGN
- a CDS encoding adenylate/guanylate cyclase domain-containing protein translates to MVLRKWTRRNNIVPLRWVMLLPLLGQIFVAVGLTGYLAWRNGSQAVEELAEQLGQETTNQVKQYINNFTEVPVLFLELNESSLEASQFDFTDIARLKSIFWKQLQLSERVTTIEWVGQDGQYLRLERGKNSQMIIRNPATASKAEVYRLDDRGNPGQRLQVKSYDPRTEGWYRAAARSRQFVWSPLYELPNSSAIGMTSAIPIYDAGGQHLGAIAVDLQLDSLSHFLQTLYSHRPSEVAIIERTGKIVASSSSERIYRQTPSGKELLRIAESRDPEWRQVASAIEQRFGSFQKLSGTRWFRPKIEGKRQFVQVTNVAPAIGLDWLLIVVIPESELTEQIRDITNKTIVLCLLLLSAAVTLGVYTSRWLEGSIGRLAQASRAIAKGDLEYSVPGSRIREFRILARSLERTIGNLKRSQVQLADYSRSLETMVEERTAALRRSEAKFEKAFRCSPDPIFIATLEGGRIIEANDSFLVGSGYTLAEVIQHRLHDLNLLGNSEELEIVIEKLLQNCPVRDVEAQSIAKSGERRTVLFSAEILNLEETPCVLYIARDITESKKIETELKQSKQYLRLVLDNIPQQIFWKNRDSVFLGCNKNWAEAACLESAEAVVNLRDEDLLPPEAAAAAEKFREIDRRIMSNNKAEYNTLEVKQRPDSSGNPVWLSVSKIPIHDERGEAIGILGAIEDITERKIADEKRKTAEEALRVEQEKSEQLLLNILPEAIAEQLKQDPSPIAEQFDDVAILFADLVGFTALSASLPARRLVQFLNRIFSEFDRLAKSYGLEKIKTIGDAYMVAGGLPLPKDDCLEAIAEMALEIQKSIVRIAVEWQQPLQIRIGINLGPVVAGVIGETKFIYDLWGDTVNVASRMESLGEPGRIQTTQTVYERLKYFYEFEERGEIEVKGKGKITTYWLLGRKNCMI
- a CDS encoding CHASE2 domain-containing protein, coding for MRKLNIGSAKLMQWLKQEQRVLLIAIGTAGLIVLVRGLGLLESWELSAFDRLFLLKPNATVEQREIIVTIGETEIRQAGKWPIPDREIAKLLEMLNAARPRAIGLGIYRDLPVEPGHDTLQKLYQNLPNLVGIEKLEDRNSPAVPAPRSLAASQRVGFSNALLDPDGRVRRGLLYWHLQGQTHTSFALKLALLYLKADGIVPQRAALNPRYLQLGQAVFRPLQKNDGGYVRIDAQGYQFMGHFIPPSAIEKVAMNDVLAGKIAPERFRDRIVLIGSTAPSLKDFAYIPYSAQFMDYTKPIYGVELHANFIAQLLDAATGKNSLIQVLPDWLEGMWILLWSAIGAWIVWTIRSPIRSSLMLLSAIVALFAAVYGNFLLGWWLSWIPPLLALIGSSAILTHYLAYRQEEFRRSKDFFKSAIDAIADPIFIKDVRHRWVVLNQAFCQLSGYSLEQLLGKSESDILSPEEAEILRAQDCLVFETGCSMENEEYFTDAMGKTYRIATKRSLHRDAAGNLFLIGAIRDITERKRVEDELRRTTVELSRSNEQLKLSRDRFHNLAYHDSLTGLPNRKHFNESLAQSLTWAKSNNCSIALLYLDLDGFKAVNDTLGHDFGDLLLEAVAGRIAHCVRNSDFVARLGGDEFTVILRGLHKVEDVSVAIGKITRSLSQPFALNGHTVVVKASIGSSIYPRDGDTEAVLLRKADLTMFEAKRLASDRISQNS